CGCCGCCATCGGCGGCAGGCCTTCGGGCAGCTCGATCTTCGATTCCTCGATCAGCGCGCGCAGCGAGGCGATCGCCCCGCCGGTAACGGGTTCGAAGCGGTTGGCATCGAAGCGCGCCTTGCGATTGATCTCGGCCTTGTCGCCATGGCAGCGCCAGATCAGGTCCGGCTGCAGGCCGATGAGCGAATAGCGCCCGCGAACGGCGCCGCCTTCGACGGATTCGAGCAGGAAGCTGTTCGGCTTGCCGTCGCAGAGCTTCAGCATCGCCGAGACCGGCGTTTCCAGGTCGGCGACCAGCCGGGTCCAGACGACGGTGGGGTGGCCGGCGCGATAGCGGGCTTCGACGTCTTCCAGGCTTGGCTCGACGCGCATGGCTCAGAACATCGCGTCGATGGCGGGCTGGTTGATCGTCACCCCGATCTCGCGGCGGAGCGAATCACCGAACTGCTGCACCACGTCGCCCTGATAGGCGGCGTCGAGTTCCTTCTGCAGCGCGTCGACGCCGGCCGGATCGGTCGCGGGGTTGGCCTCGTTGATCGTCGTCAGCCGCGCGACCACATGGCCGCCCTGGACCGGGACCGTCGCGGTCTGGCCCGTCTGCAGCGAGAACAGCTTGGTCACGAGATCCGGCGTCACATGCGCCTCGGCGTCGTTGGCGCTGCGCGTGACCGGCTTTGAGGTCGCGACCGTGCCCTGGACCTCGGCGGCGAGGGCCTGGATATCGCCATTCAGCCCCAACTTGCCGGCGAGCTCGCCGGCGCGGGCTGCGGCGGCCTTGTCGCGCTCGGCGGCCTTCCAGGCCGCCACGACCTGCGTGCGGACCTGATCGAGCGGACGCGTCGCCGCCGGGGTCGAGCCGTCGACCTTCACGATCACATAGCCGCCATTCGGGTCCTCGGTGAGGCTGGAGGTCGTCCCGACTTCCGTTGCGGTGGCGAGGCCGAGGACGAGCTGATTGCCGGCGACGTCGGCGACCGGCTGGCCGTCGGGGGCCAGGCCCTGCGCATCGACCTGGTCGATCTTGGTGACGGGGAGCCCGAGGGTCTTGGCCGCATCCTCGAGATTGGCGCCGCCGGCCAGCGCATCGTCGAGCTGGTTGGCGGTGTCGATCATCTTGTTGATGGCCAGCTCCTTGACCAGCTCCTTCTCGAGTTGGGGACGGGCCTGCTCGAAGGTCGACTTCACTTCGGGCTCGACCGTCATCACATGGATCACATGCCATCCCAGCGGCGTCTGGATCGGGCCCGCGGTCTTGCCGGCATCGGTCGCGAAGGCGGCATCAGTCAGGGCCTGGAGGTCGGTGACGAAGCTGCTCTTCTCGAGCTTGCCCAGCGGCACCGGCGGCGCGCCCGTCATTTCCTGCGCGACCTGCGCGAAATCGCCGCCCGCGGCCAGCTTGGCCACGGCTTCCTGCGCCTTGCCCTGATCCGAGAACACCATCTGCTCGACGTCGCGGCGCTCGGGCTGGTCGAACTCCTTCGCGCGCTGTTGATAGGCTTCCTGGAGCTTGTCGTCCGCCACCGTCAGGCCGGCCGCAAACTGGTCGGGCGTCAGCCGGACCATCGCCAGGCTGCGATATTCCGGGGCCTGGAACTGGTCCGGGTGGGCGTCATAGAAGGCCTTGGCCTCGTCATCGGTCGGCTCGGCCGGCTCCGGCATCGCGTTGTCGGCGACGACGAAGGTTTCCGCGACGCGCGTCTCGTTGCGATAGCGATAGAGCCGGTCGGTCAGGGGCTTCGGCGCGACCGCCCCGACGGAGACGGCCGACACGATCTCCTGGCGCAGCATTTCCTTGCGCTGGGCGGCCACATACTGGCCCTCACTGTTGCGCACCTCCTGCAGGAAGGCGGCAAAGCGGCCGAGGTCGAACTCGCCGACGCTGTTCTTGAACATCGGGTCGGTCTTGATCTGCTCGCGGACCTGCGCGTCGCTGACCGTCAGATGGAGGCGCTGCGCATAAGTGTCGTAAAGGGCGCGGACGACCAGGCCTGCCATGACCCGGTCGACCAGTCCCAGCTGCTTCGCCTGCTCGTTGGTAAAATTCTCGCCGAACACCTGGCGGTACTGGCGCATCTGGTGGTCGAACTCGTCCTGCAGCTCCGGACTGGTGATCTTGATACTGCCGATCGTCGCCAGATTGGGGGCCTGGACGCGCTGCCGCAGCATGTCGCCGATGCCCCAGACGCCGAAGGAGAGGACCAAGAAGGCGAAAAGGATCTTGATGACCCAGTTGGCGGCCTTGCTGCGAAGCGCGATGAGCATGAGGATGGGATCCGAAGGCGCCGAAAGGGCGCGGAAAAACGGCGGGCATCATAGGGTCGGCCCCCCGGCCCGGCAACAGGGGAAAGCCCACCGAAAGCCCCGGGGGCAGGGCGGTGGCGTCCGGGTCCTGCCTCATGCTACCACCCGCGGCCACACGCTGCTTTCGCGCTGCTGAAGAGGGTAAACCATGACCGACCGCGCCGGACGCCGACCCCTGGTCGCCGGGAACTGGAAGATGAACGGGCTCAAGGCCGACGGCCTGGCATTGACCGATGCGGTGCTGGCCGGCGTGCGGGGCGGGGCCTGGCGCTGCGAATTGCTGGTCTGTCCGCCGGCCACGCTGCTCTCTCTGGTCGGCGACCGTCTCAAGGGCTCGCCGGTGCGTCTGGGGGCGCAGGACTGCCATCACAAGCCGAGCGGCGCCCACACCGGCGATCTGGCCGCGCCGATGCTGGCCGATATCGGCTGCCGCTTCGTCATCGTCGGTCATTCCGAACGGCGTGCCGATCACGGCGAAACCGACGCCGAGGTGAAGGCCAAGGCCGAGGCGGCGATGGCGGCGACCCTCATTCCTATTGTCTGCGTCGGCGAAACTCTGGCCATGCGCGAGCGCGGCGACGCCCTGAAGGTCGTGGCGGCGCAACTCGCCGGCTCCCTGCCGGTGGGCGCCAGCGCCGATGGCTTGGTCGTGGCCTATGAGCCGGTTTGGGCGATCGGCACGGGCCGCACGCCGACCACGGCCGATATCGGCGCGATGCATCAGGCTC
The nucleotide sequence above comes from Hypericibacter terrae. Encoded proteins:
- a CDS encoding peptidyl-prolyl cis-trans isomerase, which translates into the protein MLIALRSKAANWVIKILFAFLVLSFGVWGIGDMLRQRVQAPNLATIGSIKITSPELQDEFDHQMRQYRQVFGENFTNEQAKQLGLVDRVMAGLVVRALYDTYAQRLHLTVSDAQVREQIKTDPMFKNSVGEFDLGRFAAFLQEVRNSEGQYVAAQRKEMLRQEIVSAVSVGAVAPKPLTDRLYRYRNETRVAETFVVADNAMPEPAEPTDDEAKAFYDAHPDQFQAPEYRSLAMVRLTPDQFAAGLTVADDKLQEAYQQRAKEFDQPERRDVEQMVFSDQGKAQEAVAKLAAGGDFAQVAQEMTGAPPVPLGKLEKSSFVTDLQALTDAAFATDAGKTAGPIQTPLGWHVIHVMTVEPEVKSTFEQARPQLEKELVKELAINKMIDTANQLDDALAGGANLEDAAKTLGLPVTKIDQVDAQGLAPDGQPVADVAGNQLVLGLATATEVGTTSSLTEDPNGGYVIVKVDGSTPAATRPLDQVRTQVVAAWKAAERDKAAAARAGELAGKLGLNGDIQALAAEVQGTVATSKPVTRSANDAEAHVTPDLVTKLFSLQTGQTATVPVQGGHVVARLTTINEANPATDPAGVDALQKELDAAYQGDVVQQFGDSLRREIGVTINQPAIDAMF
- the tpiA gene encoding triose-phosphate isomerase, with amino-acid sequence MTDRAGRRPLVAGNWKMNGLKADGLALTDAVLAGVRGGAWRCELLVCPPATLLSLVGDRLKGSPVRLGAQDCHHKPSGAHTGDLAAPMLADIGCRFVIVGHSERRADHGETDAEVKAKAEAAMAATLIPIVCVGETLAMRERGDALKVVAAQLAGSLPVGASADGLVVAYEPVWAIGTGRTPTTADIGAMHQALRAELKRHLGAESDRMRILYGGSVKSSNAAEILAIDGVDGALVGGASLKAEDFLTIARACA